A window of the Apostichopus japonicus isolate 1M-3 chromosome 8, ASM3797524v1, whole genome shotgun sequence genome harbors these coding sequences:
- the LOC139971069 gene encoding DNA mismatch repair protein Mlh3-like, with protein MQAERPVQALPTEVVAKLRSSVCTPSLALCVEELVSNSLDAKATCIAVRVDLESLRLQVVDNGHGISSEDLKYIGDRYMTSKCYSLDDLQNVSYFGYRGEFLASLRGISSVLEVASRLKGEGRTFSKLFKKGEVCEISPVKEKRSTHGTTITAYNVYYNLPVRQKSIKVALDLERIRRSLEAFAIIHHHVSFSLRDDCSGSKLIQTHSTQSPKSAFGFLFGHAKSKALREVTNSNKKFTVKGYFGVECHVNNHLQFVYVNKRAVLRTKIHKLVKHGLKQSYLFKSQRCGKESPVNPDFLSLCDRSSPRPRGSGGEFAVYVLDIRCLRTEYDILPNTTQTFLEFHDWPGVSSCIEQAVQLFLIKENLTLSSNLEDEAANDTSESEDSSDEEIDETIPQRLPVPPSRLAKLQKYGFNISTKNCSNNMQSKLVTRAHLRTKGEKGDQTWHNDSCNSDVNVPEDDNRKVRGKGSTREGSSKDEGNYLASRASCAPVDLERSVEEGLLSSDDNSGSGTMGYLDQHHQQRKQQSPSEKEILSVDAVQKGETLRCIQTEKPDGKVMLSEINPKSLGSEERPTLVNSNLFDVDKEKSAEECQSTGSAKMSSKLVPKVLGDSCAVGHSDKSVLTSDILSTGSSKFSSQNQQHISASNSLTRKVAMVSSPDGQYKRRDHCSSNQLESHRADEGKTHSQVRTCGITPEREEDISPQAKSSLLKETSEEEKQSLKDVSKRASFEKPETPNIGKLMEGDQSMGTETQTVPQKYQQKVGSSDASAHASSSKVKEIPTSNRYVSSLHRFKEGLRSKPVNVSVNLASKISEALNKSQENCSIFPTAKGTKRKTLSMAEMRHRWFPTFEQDMKGDEEGDVSVEQNRRHSYPLSHELAVRQSCASSKCDEEQTGFSSNQEKFGVTEKVDHVSSFPSHEEDGREGKVAMDRTGINSNVEFETSFPIDRNVVKSGLAEKRSHNVDQSHTSNRMQQSDPQSWLRDEDEEDLNLNSLPSSAETSNYSRRSPPLVQRRNFDQDGLFLDQSFQKYAQSGSLRSLRVKQNLPSDSEGPQTKHKVVRTDSMHHASTSNSKQQSFMSTVSFVISAQDLLPQRDKSEVERAGCSTTGNSSQREYSLTDSESMRLHDNHKMAACMTKQSHPKQVQGSKTCKPDVAAYSVDSFRPDGVSRKLLKQGIGYVTRDEYLDNVDSENQGRKISYTRENRYPSNDENEPRQTELSPSCKNLTISEKQHQELLAILDSSPFCSFPSESRNCVADQTDTSQRHLVETYGEEEILSTQPFNVQSPEQGNYLVNQCNPSETQQSADASPVATTQPFVIPSPVETPPGASWTQMELDLETLVSGSDAKLAIQVVEDDEADINVNQSKTSDEDFPVVSSQLSQRTLDDLKTLSEEDIRLLTVIEQQSVSSSSVEEKRIERGDELDVNLVQCLVDGTDETSDSSQQKSKSINQPLDSQGGGTMAAKSDENFNTDTRTKVILNDNHTFALERESVNSVALRAGRDNLKANVGTSNDDLQDGAGGDAIKSQTTNAPKFVKYSTKDTVPFYERVRSTEEGNSDEERKGGLSNKQSKQEVVSAPSDVPQGTSAPFSCELYWFLPKSAKPFLPRSLQERQRSSAEGGDQADVEKLINQHISSKDEEERKLKWKDGIPLVDSESCKSMDELFDNWQNPIFETAASEALNASTTQTLAATVKVHNSLHPYQFTKEIFKSMQVIGQVDNKFIVCRAEASVRKSPAGEPSLLILVDQHAAHERIRLERLIQDAYYQKSDIVEEDGDVSDAESSSESCLRSSLVIPPIPINTTEEERRLAQAYSEKLDRLGVSVVFKKKNDRREQISEVTRLPACLVEREANMLKKAKQPIATDLAETLVQECIQLIQDTAGSCGVLPKTIVKALNSQACRGAIKFGDVLNMEDMVCLLSQLSECKLPFQCAHGRPSIIPLLDLDHLVEKLTPQESTKPNLTNFSLKMSQSNLP; from the exons ATGCAAGCAGAAAGACCTGTTCAAGCCCTACCAACTGAAGTAGTTGCCAAGCTTCGTTCATCAGTTTGCACTCCTTCTCTGGCCCTCTGTGTCGAAGAGTTGGTCTCCAACAGTCTAGATGCCAAAGCCACCTGCATTGCCGTCAGGGTTGATTTAGAGTCTCTGCGACTCCAAGTAGTGGACAATGGACATGGCATCTCAAGCGAGGACCTTAAATACATCGGTGACCGCTACATGACCAGCAAGTGCTACAGCTTGGACGACCTACAGAACGTATCCTATTTTGGTTACCGTGGGGAATTTCTTGCCAGTCTAAGAGGTATCTCTTCAGTGTTAGAAGTAGCCTCGAGACTGAAAGGTGAGGGAAggacattttcaaaattgttcaaGAAAGGTGAAGTGTGTGAGATATCCCCAGTGAAGGAAAAGAGATCGACCCACGGTACAACGATTACAGCATACAATGTCTATTACAATTTACCAGTGAGACAGAAAAGCATCAAGGTAGCCTTGGATCTTGAAAGAATTAGGAGAAGTTTGGAAGCATTTGCAATCATCCACCATCATGTCTCATTTTCATTAAGAGATGACTGTTCAGGTTCAAAGCTGATTCAGACACACTCCACCCAGTCTCCTAAGAGTGCTTTTGGATTTCTGTTTGGGCATGCCAAGTCAAAAGCTCTCAGAGAGGTCACAAACTCAAACAAGAAATTTACAGTCAAAGGCTATTTTGGTGTCGAGTGTCATGTCAATAACCATCTACAATTTGTTTATGTCAATAAAAGAGCAGTTTTGAGGACCAAGATACACAAGTTGGTCAAGCATGGTTTGAAACAGTCCTACCTTTTCAAATCTCAGAGATGTGGGAAAGAGTCTCCGGTGAATCCTGATTTCTTATCACTCTGTGACCGATCTAGTCCTAGGCCGAGAGGGTCTGGGGGAGAATTTGCTGTCTATGTGCTTGACATTCGCTGCCTTAGAACTGAGTATGATATTCTTCCCAACACCACTCAGACTTTCCTTGAGTTTCATGATTGGCCAGGCGTATCATCTTGCATTGAACAGGCAGTACAGTTATTCTTGATCAAAGAAAATCTTACTCTTAGCAGCAACCTAGAAGATGAGGCTGCCAATGATACAAGCGAGTCAGAGGACTCTAGTGATGAAGAAATTGATGAAACCATTCCTCAGAGGTTACCAGTGCCACCATCTAGACTTGCAAAACTGCAAAAGTATGGCTTCAACATTAGTACCAAGAACTGCTCTAATAACATGCAATCAAAGCTAGTGACTAGAGCTCATCTCAGAACAAAGGGAGAGAAAGGTGATCAAACTTGGCATAATGATAGTTGCAACAGTGATGTTAACGTCCCCGAGGATGATAATCGAAAGGTGAGAGGCAAAGGTTCCACAAGGGAAGGTTCCTCTAAGGATGAGGGAAACTATTTAGCATCCCGAGCGTCCTGTGCTCCAGTTGATCTAGAGAGGTCAGTGGAGGAGGGCTTGTTGTCATCTGATGACAATTCAGGGTCAGGGACGATGGGTTACCTAGACCAACATCACCAGCAAAGGAAACAGCAGTCACCCTCAGAGAAAGAAATTCTTTCGGTAGATGCCGTACAAAAGGGTGAAACTCTAAGGTGTATCCAAACAGAGAAGCCTGATGGAAAGGTAATGCTGTCTGAGATTAATCCAAAGTCACTTGGTTCAGAAGAGAGACCCACATTGGTTAATTCGAATTTGTTTGATGTTGACAAGGAGAAAAGTGCAGAAGAATGCCAGTCGACTGGATCCGCAAAAATGAGTAGTAAACTTGTTCCGAAAGTATTAGGGGATAGCTGTGCTGTCGGCCATTCAGACAAAAGTGTATTAACTTCAGACATTTTGTCAACTGGCTCAAGTAAGTTTTCTTCCCAAAATCAACAGCACATCTCTGCTTCGAACAGTTTAACTAGAAAGGTTGCCATGGTATCCAGTCCTGACGGACAGTATAAAAGGAGAGATCACTGTTCATCTAATCAGCTGGAAAGCCATAGAGCAGATGAAGGCAAAACACATTCTCAAGTCAGGACTTGTGGAATTACTCCTGAGAGAGAAGAAGATATAAGTCCACAAGCCAAGTCCTCGTTATTGAAGGAAACCTCAGAGGAGGAAAAGCAGTCTTTGAAAGATGTTTCAAAACGTGCCAGTTTTGAAAAACCTGAGACACCCAACATTGGCAAGCTTATGGAAGGAGACCAATCCATGGGAACCGAAACTCAGACAGTACCTCAGAAGTACCAACAAAAAGTTGGCTCATCAGATGCTTCTGCTCATGCTTCAAGTTCCAAAGTTAAGGAGATACCTACGTCAAACAGATACGTGAGTTCTCTGCACAGATTTAAGGAAGGTTTAAGGTCCAAACCAGTGAACGTTTCTGTAAACCTTGCATCGAAGATATCAGAGGCTCTTAACAAATCTCAGGAGAACTGTTCTATTTTCCCAACAGCTAAGGGCACTAAGAGGAAAACTTTGAGCATGGCTGAAATGAGACATCGATGGTTTCCAACATTTGAGCAAGATATGAAAGGGGATGAAGAAGGCGATGTTTCTGTCGAACAGAACAGGAGACACTCTTATCCTTTGTCACATGAACTGGCCGTTCGTCAATCATGTGCATCTTCCAAATGTGATGAGGAGCAAACAGGATTCTCTTCAAACCAGGAGAAATTTGGCGTCACAGAGAAAGTCGATCATGTCTCATCATTTCCATCACATGAAGAAGACGGGAGGGAAGGTAAAGTAGCAATGGATAGAACAGGTATAAACAGTAATGTAGAATTCGAGACTAGTTTTCCTATAGATAGAAACGTGGTGAAAAGTGGTCTGGCTGAAAAGAGGTCACATAATGTGGACCAAAGTCACACCTCAAACAGGATGCAACAATCGGACCCACAAAGCTGGTTGCGtgatgaagatgaagaggaCTTAAATTTAAATAGCCTGCCATCTTCTGCAGAGACGAGCAACTATTCCAGAAGGTCTCCTCCACTTGTTCAAAGAAGGAACTTTGATCAAGATGGTCTTTTTCTTGACCAAAGCTTCCAGAAATATGCTCAGAGTGGTTCTTTAAGATCTTTAAGAGTAAAGCAAAATCTGCCATCTGATTCTGAAGGTCCACAGACCAAGCACAAGGTTGTTAGAACTGATTCCATGCATCATGCAAGCACTTCAAATTCCAAACAGCAGTCATTTATGTCAACTGTTAGTTTTGTAATTTCTGCACAAGATTTACTACCCCAGAGGGACAAGTCAGAAGTAGAACGTGCTGGATGTTCAACCACTGGAAATAGTTCTCAGAGGGAATATTCCTTAACAGATTCAGAATCAATGAGGCTGCATGATAATCATAAAATGGCAGCTTGCATGACGAAGCAATCCCACCCTAAACAGGTACAAGGTTCCAAGACATGTAAACCTGATGTTGCGGCATACAGTGTGGACTCTTTTAGACCGGATGGTGTTAGCAGGAAACTGTTGAAGCAAGGTATAGGTTACGTTACAAGGGATGAATACTTGGACAATGTCGATTCTGAGAACCAGGGTAGAAAGATTAGCTACACTAGAGAGAATAGGTATCCAAGCAACGATGAGAATGAACCGAGACAGACAGAATTATCCCCGAGTTGCAAAAATTTGACAATAAGTGAGAAACAACATCAAGAGTTATTAGCGATACTTGACAGTAGTCCATTTTGTTCTTTTCCGTCTGAGAGTAGAAACTGTGTAGCTGACCAAACTGACACCTCTCAAAGACATCTAGTCGAAACCTATGGTGAAGAAGAAATCCTCTCAACACAGCCGTTTAATGTTCAAAGCCCTGAACAAGGAAACTACCTTGTGAATCAATGCAACCCTAGTGAAACACAGCAGTCTGCTGATGCGAGTCCAGTTGCTACAACCCAACCGTTTGTTATACCATCTCCGGTTGAGACACCACCCGGCGCTTCTTGGACACAGATGGAGCTGGACTTGGAAACTCTGGTCTCTGGTAGTGATGCAAAGTTAGCTATCCAAGTTGTGGAGGATGATGAAGCTGATATAAATGTGAATCAGTCAAAGACCAGTGATGAAGATTTCCCAGTGGTATCAAGCCAACTATCACAGAGGACACTGGatgatttgaaaacattgagTGAAGAGGACATCCGTCTCCTGACAGTTATTGAGCAACAATCAGTATCATCGTCATCTGTCGAAGAAAAGAGGATCGAAAGAGGAGATGAATTGGACGTAAATCTTGTCCAGTGTTTAGTCGATGGTACTGATGAAACGTCCGACAGTTCTCAGCAGAAATCCAAGTCCATCAACCAACCATTAGACTCTCAAGGAGGAGGTACCATGGCGGCAAAGAGTGACGAGAACTTCAATACAGATACCAGGACCAAAGTCATCTTAAACGATAATCATACATTTGCTCTGGAGAGAGAAAGTGTGAACTCTGTTGCTCTTAGGGCAGGGAGAGATAACTTAAAGGCCAATGTTGGGACTAGTAATGATGACCTCCAAGATGGTGCAGGAGGTGATGCTATCAAGAGTCAGACCACTAATGCTCCCAAGTTTGTTAAATATTCTACAAAAGATACGGTTCCATTTTATGAGCGTGTTCGTAGTACAGAAGAAGGGAACAGTGATGAAGAGAGGAAGGGAGGACTCTCTAACAAACAGAGCAAGCAAGAAGTTGTCTCTGCTCCTAGCGATGTGCCTCAAG GTACCTCTGCCCCATTTTCTTGTGAATTGTACTGGTTCCTGCCAAAGAGTGCCAAACCATTCCTCCCTCGTTCCCTCCAAGAACGACAGCGATCTTCGGCAGAAGGAGGGGACCAGGCGGATGTGGAGAAGCTCATAAATCAACACATCTCATCAAAAGAcgaggaagaaagaaaattaaaatggaaagaTGGAATACCCTTGGTTGATTCAG AGTCTTGTAAGTCAATGGATGAACTCTTCGACAACTGGCAGAATCCCATCTTTGAGACGGCTGCATCCGAGGCCCTCAATGCTAGTACCACACAAACGCTGGCTGCCACCGTCAAAGTGCACAACAGCTTACACCCATATCAGTTTACCAAGGAAATATTCAAGTCCATGCAG GTAATCGGACAAGTTGATAATAAGTTCATTGTCTGTCGTGCAGAAGCTTCCGTTAGAAAATCTCCAGCAGGTGAACCGAGTCTCTTGATTTTAGTGGATCAACATGCAGCTCACGAACGGATTAGGCTTGAACGACTTATTCAGG ATGCCTACTACCAAAAATCAGACATTGTTGAGGAGGATGGAGATGTGTCTGATGCAGAAAGTTCCTCTGAATCCTGCCTTAGGTCCTCCTTGGTAATCCCTCCTATACCCATCAACACCACTGAAGAGGAGAGGCGACTTGCCCAAGCATATTCGGAAAAATTGGATAGGTTAGGGGTGTCAGTTGTCTTTAAGAAGAAGAATGATCGCAGAGAACAAATATCAGAGGTCACAAGGTTACCAGCTTGTTTGGTAGAACGAGAAGCAAACATGCTGAAAAAGGCTAAACAGCCTATTGCTACGGACTTGGCAGAG ACCTTGGTCCAAGAGTGTATCCAACTTATCCAGGACACAGCAGGGTCCTGTGGTGTCCTCCCCAAGACGATCGTCAAGGCTCTAAATTCTCAGGCTTGTAGAG GTGCAATCAAGTTTGGAGATGTGTTGAACATGGAAGATATGGTATGTCTCCTGTCGCAGCTTTCGGAGTGTAAACTGCCCTTCCAGTGCGCCCATGGTAGACCCTCGATTATCCCCCTCCTGGATCTTGACCACCTAGTAGAGAAGTTGACTCCACAA GAATCAACAAAACCAAATTTAACCAATTTCAGCTTGAAAATGTCACAAAGTAACTTGCCATGA